A window from Oreochromis aureus strain Israel breed Guangdong linkage group 16, ZZ_aureus, whole genome shotgun sequence encodes these proteins:
- the gja3 gene encoding gap junction alpha-3 protein, whose translation MGDWSFLGRLLENAQEHSTVIGKVWLTVLFIFRILVLGAAAEEVWGDEQSDFTCNTQQPGCENVCYDEAFPISHIRFWVLQIIFVSTPTLIYLGHVLHIVRMEEKRKEKEEEMRKANRLQEEKELLYRNGGDVGGGGGGGGKKEKPPIRDEHGKIRIRGALLRTYVFNIIFKTLFEVGFILGQYFLYGFQLRPLYKCARWPCPNIVDCFISRPTEKTIFIIFMLVVACVSLLLNLLEIYHLGWKKVKQGMTNEYAPDRESLRRVDIAEPECLASASRTAPSSPSYPPNYTDVTAGSGAFLPPMGPATVPSAAEFKMDDLQQEESLQSSPSSHYYISNNNNHRLATQQNWANLATEQQTREMKATSPSSSCSATSSDNEQHQSVNGALLLPTSNTTSNTNITNATANAASSGSSPGNASNAGSWDGGKSEQDEGHVTTTVEMHEPPVMVSTDPRRLSRASKSSSIRARPSDLAV comes from the coding sequence ATGGGCGACTGGAGCTTTCTGGGGCGGCTGTTGGAGAACGCTCAGGAGCACTCAACGGTCATCGGCAAAGTCTGGCTGACTGTCCTCTTCATCTTCAGGATCCTGGTGCTGGGGGCTGCGGCCGAAGAGGTCTGGGGTGACGAGCAGTCCGACTTCACGTGTAACACCCAGCAGCCCGGATGTGAGAACGTCTGCTATGACGAGGCCTTCCCCATCTCGCACATCCGCTTCTGGGTGCTGCAGATCATCTTCGTGTCCACGCCAACCCTCATCTACCTGGGCCACGTGCTGCACATCGTCCGCATGGAGGAAAAGCggaaagaaaaggaggaggagatgcGCAAGGCAAACAGGCTCCAAGAGGAGAAAGAACTCCTGTATAGAAATGGTGGCGatgttggaggaggaggaggaggaggcggcaaAAAGGAGAAGCCGCCAATCAGGGACGAGCATGGCAAAATCCGTATCAGAGGCGCGTTGCTGCGTACCTATGTGTTCAACATTATTTTCAAGACCCTGTTTGAAGTGGGATTCATTTTGGGCCAGTATTTTCTCTATGGCTTCCAGCTGAGGCCCCTGTACAAGTGTGCACGTTGGCCCTGCCCCAACATCGTTGACTGCTTCATATCGAGGCCCActgaaaaaactatttttattatatttatgctTGTGGTGGCTTGCGTGTCTCTTTTGCTGAATTTGTTAGAGATCTATCACCTTGGATGGAAGAAAGTTAAACAGGGCATGACCAATGAGTATGCCCCTGACCGTGAGTCGCTGCGCCGCGTCGACATTGCAGAGCCTGAGTGTTTGGCCTCGGCCTCCAGAACTGCCCCATCCAGCCCCAGCTACCCTCCCAACTACACAGATGTGACGGCGGGCAGCGGGGCGTTCCTGCCGCCCATGGGGCCAGCCACCGTGCCCTCGGCCGCAGAGTTCAAGATGGACGACCTTCAGCAGGAGGAGTCCCTCCAATCCTCCCCCTCTTCCCACTACTAcatcagcaacaacaacaaccacaggcTGGCCACACAGCAGAACTGGGCCAACCTGGCAACCGAGCAGCAGACTCGGGAGATGAAGGCCACCTCCCCTTCCTCTTCTTGTTCTGCCACCAGCAGCGACAATGAGCAGCACCAAAGCGTCAATGGTGCTCTGCTCCTACCCACCAGCAACACCACCAGTAACACCAACATCACCAACGCGACTGCCAACGCTGCCTCCAGCGGCAGCAGCCCTGGCAACGCCTCCAACGCAGGCAGCTGGGATGGAGGAAAGAGCGAGCAGGACGAAGGCCACGTCACCACCACAGTGGAGATGCACGAGCCTCCGGTGAtggtcagcacagaccctcggCGGCTCAGTCGGGCCAGCAAGAGCAGCAGCATCAGGGCCAGGCCGAGTGATCTGGCTGTCTAA